In Candidatus Wallbacteria bacterium, the sequence GCAACGGCCGTAGTATCCGAACCTCCCCGGCCGAGGGTGGTGATGTTTCTGTTCCGGTCTATGCCCTGAAATCCGGTGATCACCGGTGTCACTCCTTCATTGAGAAGCTGCCTGACGGATTCGGTATTTTCAATCGTCTTGATATGCGCGTTGCCGAAGTTGCTGTCAGTCAGTAGGCCCAGCTGGAATGCGCTCAGGGAAACAGATTTTACGGAAATTCCGCCTAAAACGGCGGACAGAATCGCAGCCGAGATATTCTCTCCGCATGAGAGCAGGGCGTCAAGTTCGCGCGGCGCGGGAACCGGGTAGTAAGACCTGGCTGTTTTGATCAGTTCATCAGTAGTATTGCCTTGGGCAGATACTACTACCAGGATCTTTTCGCCGCTGTCCTTGATTTTTTTGATTTTCTCCGCCACGCGCATCACGCGGTCAGGGTCAGAGAGAGAACTGCCTCCGAACTTGTAAATTACGATCCCGCTCATATGGCCGTGATGCCCCTCGTGGAAACAGGCACATCGATCACGCTCACTTTGATCTGATGCTGCTTGAGAAGCCTGGTGATCTTTTTGATCTGTTCCTGGTAGCAGTGGTCGCGGTCAAAGAAACAGACGAAGGACGGTCCGTCGTTGCAGAAGCTGACTCCATAAGTGTCAGGGGCGGTGGAAAGGGAGAGGAATACTTCTCTGATGCCGGGAAAGCAGGACATGCGATGCGAGTTTACCAGCTGGTCCGCGAAGGCCAGTTTCAACACTTCAGTCCGCTTGCACATCATGCCCAGCGCGAGAAGGGTGGCATGTGAAATATTGAAATTGGCATTTTCCAGACTCACTTTCTTGGGAATGCTTTTCCTGACTGCCTGTGGATTGAAAGTGGGAACTTCAGGTACGAAGACCACAGGTTTCATCTGCTCCGGGAGAGGAAAACTGGTGTAGATTTCCGCATAGCGCTCCACGATCGCAAAATTACCCAGAAAGGCGGCTGCGACATTACTGGCGCTTCCTACTTTCCGGGCGGCCATGCTGATCAGTTTTTCCACTTCAAACGGTTGCCTGAGCAGCTGATTGGCTCCGAAGATTCCGGCGGCCACAGCCCCGGAAAAGCTGCCCAGCCCTTTGCCGATGGGAATGTTGTTTTCCAGCCTGATCTCGAGTCCGGACAGGGATTCCCCGCATTTTTCAAACACCAGATCCGCAGCTTTGTAAACGACGCTGGCTGCGTCCTTGGGGAGAAATTCGGCACCCTGGCCTGTGATTTCCACCTTCAGACCCATGGGGATGATTTTCATCTCCACATAATTGTAATGGGCAAGCGCCAGGCCAAAGGTATCGTATCCGGGCCCGAGGTTTCCGCAGAGGGTTGGAACTTCTAATCTGACTGAGCCTGAAATCATGTGCAGCCATACCGCAGCTCAGGTTTTCTGGCTGCAGTGACTTCATCCAGCCGCCTTACAGGAGTGGTCACAGGGGCGTTCTTGAGAAGGTCGGGAGAGCTGTCGGCTTCAGTCCGGATTTTTTTCATGATTTCAGCGAACAGATCCAGATTTTCCCGGCTCTCTGTTTCAGTGGGTTCCACCATGATGGCTTCTTTCACGATCAGCGGGAAATAGATAGTCGGGGCGTGGCAGCCATAATCCAGAAGACGTTTGGCAATGTCCAGAGTGTGGATGCCATTGGGAAGATTTGCTCCTGACAGCACGAATTCGTGCATGCAGTGCTGAGAAAATTCGCGTTTGTAATATGCTTCCAGTTTTTTCAGCAGGTAGTTGGCATTGAGCACTGCGGTCTCAGAGGCTTCCTTGAGACCGGCCGCTCCAAGCATGCGGATGTAGGTGTAGGATTTTACCATCACCAGGAAGTTACCCCAGAATCCCATCATCTTACCGATCGAGTGGGGCAGGCTGAAATCCAGGAAGTACTTTCCGTCTTTTTTTCCGGCTACAGGCACAGGGAGAAAGTCTTTGAGTTTTTCCGCCACTCCGACCGGTCCGGAACCTGGTCCTCCTCCGCCGTGTGGAGCGCCGAAGGTTTTGTGCAGATTGAGGTGCACAATGTCGAATCCCATGTCATAGGGGCGGCATTTTCCCATCACTGCATTGAGATTGGCTCCGTCGTAATGCACCAGGCCGTTCTGTTGATGGATGATTGAGGCGATTTCCATGATGTTTCCATCGAAAAGACCAAGGGTGTTGGGATTCGTGATCATCAGTCCGGCAGTGTTTTCGTTTACTGCGGCCCGCAGCCCAGCCAGATCCACCCATCCTCTTTCATCTGATTTCACTTCTACTACCTTGAATCCGGCCATGGCTACGCTGGCCGGATTAGTGCCATGGGCTGAGTCAGGAATGATGATTTCATTTTTATGCAGGTTTTTATTCACCTGATGGTATTTCTTGATAATCAGGAGACCGGTCAGTTCTCCTGAAGCCCCGGCTGCCGGCTGCAGGGAACAGGCTTTCATGCCTGTGATTTCCTTGAGATATTCCTGCAGTTCGAAGATTATCTGCAGGACTCCCTGAGATGCATGGGCAGGGACCAGAGGATGCAGACAGGCGAACTCCGGAAGCGAGGATGTCTTTTCGTTGAGTTTCGGATTGTATTTCATGGTACAGGAACCCAGCGGGTAGAAGCCGCTGTCCACCCCGAAATTCAAGGAAGACAGGCGCGTGAAATGGCGCACAGCTTCGACTTCAGAAACTTCAGGAATCGGGATGCCGTTCCGTTTCATCCCTTTGGACAGTTCTGCAGCTTTCCCTGCAGATTTCGGAAATCTCAGCGCCCGTTTTCCGGTCTGATGATATGCATGAATCAGTTTTTCCTTCATTTTTTTTCTCCAAAGGCCGACAGAGCCTGGACCAAAGCGTCCATTTCCCGGACAGTCCGCTTTTCCGTGGCAGCGATCAACAGGCCGAGCCTGTCTTCAGGTTTGAATCTGGAGAGAGGCACTCCGCAGAGCAGATTGTGAGAGGAAAACAGCTCGTCGAAAATCTCGGCTGCCGGCTTGGGGCAGTCGATCAGGAATTCCTTGTAGAATTCCCCGCTGTAACGCAGTGAAAAGCCAGGGATCTTACTGATCTTCCCGGCCAGGTAATGGGCATTACCTGAACTTGTTTCTGCCGATTCCGCGAGCCCTGCCGCACCTGCGAGCGAGAGGTAGATGGTAGCCCGGAGGGCACAGAGCGCTTGATTGGAGCAGATGTTGGAAGTGGCCTTTTCACGCTTGATATGCTGCTCCCTGGCCTGCAGGGTGAGCACGAAGCCTTCCTTCCCGTCCCTGTCCAGGGCCTTGCCGACAAGCCTGCCAGGCATTTTTCTCATCAGCGTTTTATCCACTGCGAAGAATCCTGCATAGGGTCCGCCGAAGCTCAGTGGAATCCCGAGCGGCTGGCAGTCACCAACGCAGGCCGCTGCCCCATATGAGCCCGGCGCTGTGAGCAAGCCGAGCGAATTGGGGTCTGCACTTACAATCAGCAATGCCTTGTCTTTTACCACTGCTGAAATTTCAGGGCCGTTTTCCACGATCCCGAAAAAATTAGGATTCTGCAGCAGCAGACAGGCTGTATCAGGGATAAGTTTCCCTGCCAGGTCTTTGAGGTCGATTCTGCCGGATTTATCTGATTTAACTGGATGGAGAACGATCTCCAGGCAGGAAAGATAGGTTTTGAGCACTTCCAGGTAACAGGGGTGCAGTGAATCGGGATAAAGCACGGTTTTCTTCCCGGTCTGGCGGGTGCAGAGCAGCGCGGCCTCGGCCAGTGCGGTAGGGCCGTCATACATGGAGGCATTGGCCACTTCCATGCCTGTCAGCGAGCAGATCAGGCTCTGAAACTCGAAGATCGCCTGCAGGGTGCCCTGCGAAACTTCGGGTTGATATGGAGTGTACGCGGTATAGAATTCTCCCCTGGATGTAAGCGCGTCGATGGCGCTTGGTACATAATGGTCGTAAGCGCCTGCTCCCATGAAACAGGGTGCTTCTGCAGCTTTCCGATTTTTGATCGCTAGATCCTGCACCAGGCTCAAGGTTTCCTGTTCGGTCAGGCCAGTCAGGAAGTCGAATTTCTTTAATCTGATTTTCTCAGGGATCGCGGAGAACAGCTCGTCCACTGATTTCACTCCGATCTCCCTGAGCATTTCCTTTCTGTCGTCGGCTGTCAGGGGGATATATGGCATTAATGAGCCCCCTCTGCCGCAGTCTTCTCATAATCACCGGCAGAGAGCAGGGAATCCAGTTCCTTCTGGTTGGAAAGTTTCAGTTTCACCAGCCAGCCGTCATTTTGCGGGCTCTGGTTGACAGTCTCAGGGGCATCGGCCAGGCTTGAATTGACTTCGATCACTTCGCCTGAAGCAGGGGAAAAAAAATCAGAAGAAGCCTTGACTGACTCGATCATTCCGAGCGTCTCGCCCTGCTTTACTTTTTTACCTTTCTGGGGAAGTTCCACATAGACGATGTCGCCGAGTTCGTGCTGCGCGAAATCAGTCAGTCCAACTGTGCCTGTGTCACCTTTCAGGCTGATCCATTCGTGGGTTTTGGTGAATTTTATCTGGTCCATGAGTCCTCCTGCTGAAATGATTTAAATTAATTTTACAACCGGAGTGGGAAATTCACAAGGGGCACTTTTAAAACTCATTTTGGGTCTGAAAATGAATTTTCTGCAAGTCAAACCGGATCAGGTCCGGACAGGAATTATTTGTGCGTCTCAATATATTCGTCAAGCTCTTGATGCCACTGATCAGGCTCAAATGTCCTGGGAACAGTTTCCTCACTGAACAGTAAATCCACCAGATAGCGTGGCCGCCTGTCGCCCACGAACATGGATTTCACGCAGGATACGCAATATACGATCACATCATATTCAGGCATTTCAGCGGCTTTTTTCTTCATCTGCATAACGACCTGATCTGTGGGAATGCTTCCAAAGAAGCTGTCGCCGCAGCAGGTACTGTTTGATTTTGTTTTCTTCGGCTCGACCAGTGAAATGTTCATTTTTTCGGCCAGTTTTCTGACTGCCGTATGAATCCTTGCCTGATCCCGGGCAGGGCAGGCGTCGAGTATGGTCATTTTCCGGCCCTTATAATCGGGCAACTGCATGATTTCATTTTCCGCGAACACTTCCCAGAGCGAGATATTGGCGGTATCAGGGTAATTCTCCCGGAATCTCCGGTCGCAGCCTGGACAGGTATTGATGAGTTCAGTTCCGGGTGGAACAGGAGGAACATGTTTGCAGCAGGAGAGCAATTTTTCAATTTTACCGAATTTCTTCTGCAGAGAGAGATGGACTTTTTCCGCAAGTGCAGGCTTGTAGAGCATTAAAGCGCAGCCTGGTGCGAAGAGTTTTTTCATGGGTTTCAAATCCGTCTTTTCAGGATCTCGTAGTTTGTTAATTAAAGATGCGGGATCTGTGGACTGCCTTGATTTTACCTGACTTTATTTCACTCAGCCTTTTCCGGATTTCTTTCTTCTCACCGGATAGCAGCAAGAGAAGCATCTCCCTGTCGCTGCCATCGAGTTTCAAAATGCTCTCAGCAATATCCTCAACCGAGAGTTTAACTGAAAGTGTAACGCTCATTTTTCCTCCGGAAATCTCAACTTACCAACTTTAAGGATAGCTCTGAAAATGCGAAAAGGCAATTGAATAAAGGTGATTTCAGCCACCCCGCATCGGCAGCGGCTGCGTATACGTTTATTAGGCCACTTCCGGCCTGTATACTCCGCAATCGGAATTGTAATTATAATCACTCGGG encodes:
- the gcvPB gene encoding aminomethyl-transferring glycine dehydrogenase subunit GcvPB — translated: MKEKLIHAYHQTGKRALRFPKSAGKAAELSKGMKRNGIPIPEVSEVEAVRHFTRLSSLNFGVDSGFYPLGSCTMKYNPKLNEKTSSLPEFACLHPLVPAHASQGVLQIIFELQEYLKEITGMKACSLQPAAGASGELTGLLIIKKYHQVNKNLHKNEIIIPDSAHGTNPASVAMAGFKVVEVKSDERGWVDLAGLRAAVNENTAGLMITNPNTLGLFDGNIMEIASIIHQQNGLVHYDGANLNAVMGKCRPYDMGFDIVHLNLHKTFGAPHGGGGPGSGPVGVAEKLKDFLPVPVAGKKDGKYFLDFSLPHSIGKMMGFWGNFLVMVKSYTYIRMLGAAGLKEASETAVLNANYLLKKLEAYYKREFSQHCMHEFVLSGANLPNGIHTLDIAKRLLDYGCHAPTIYFPLIVKEAIMVEPTETESRENLDLFAEIMKKIRTEADSSPDLLKNAPVTTPVRRLDEVTAARKPELRYGCT
- the gcvPA gene encoding aminomethyl-transferring glycine dehydrogenase subunit GcvPA, which gives rise to MPYIPLTADDRKEMLREIGVKSVDELFSAIPEKIRLKKFDFLTGLTEQETLSLVQDLAIKNRKAAEAPCFMGAGAYDHYVPSAIDALTSRGEFYTAYTPYQPEVSQGTLQAIFEFQSLICSLTGMEVANASMYDGPTALAEAALLCTRQTGKKTVLYPDSLHPCYLEVLKTYLSCLEIVLHPVKSDKSGRIDLKDLAGKLIPDTACLLLQNPNFFGIVENGPEISAVVKDKALLIVSADPNSLGLLTAPGSYGAAACVGDCQPLGIPLSFGGPYAGFFAVDKTLMRKMPGRLVGKALDRDGKEGFVLTLQAREQHIKREKATSNICSNQALCALRATIYLSLAGAAGLAESAETSSGNAHYLAGKISKIPGFSLRYSGEFYKEFLIDCPKPAAEIFDELFSSHNLLCGVPLSRFKPEDRLGLLIAATEKRTVREMDALVQALSAFGEKK
- the gcvH gene encoding glycine cleavage system protein GcvH encodes the protein MDQIKFTKTHEWISLKGDTGTVGLTDFAQHELGDIVYVELPQKGKKVKQGETLGMIESVKASSDFFSPASGEVIEVNSSLADAPETVNQSPQNDGWLVKLKLSNQKELDSLLSAGDYEKTAAEGAH
- a CDS encoding heterodisulfide reductase-related iron-sulfur binding cluster, with amino-acid sequence MKKLFAPGCALMLYKPALAEKVHLSLQKKFGKIEKLLSCCKHVPPVPPGTELINTCPGCDRRFRENYPDTANISLWEVFAENEIMQLPDYKGRKMTILDACPARDQARIHTAVRKLAEKMNISLVEPKKTKSNSTCCGDSFFGSIPTDQVVMQMKKKAAEMPEYDVIVYCVSCVKSMFVGDRRPRYLVDLLFSEETVPRTFEPDQWHQELDEYIETHK